ATTATATGTTTGTCGAATCAGATTTTGAAATGAGTTTAACAGTTATTATTTAGTGAGagctgaaattttataatttgaaaagtacaatagGACTAAAACCACAACAAACTTTCCtaaaatacaaggactaatagcagaaattaacttttttttaataagattattggTCGATGAAAATACACAAggtaaaagttaaaagaaacaaaaatggatgaatcgcattgtttctttttttttttttttttttgagcaaAAATTACAACACTCTTGAATGATATTCCAAGCCCCGCCATGAATGTTCCAAAAAAGTGGGGAAGGAAAAAGAAtggtaaattttgatttttagacAACTGGTTATAACATTAAACTATTTCCTTACTAACTTTACGATGATGTCTAGCGCCTGACTTCCTATCTCTTCTACGTCTTGGTGGGACCTTCCTTTGTGAAGGATAAATGACCGGAGGAGCCCTTTGAGCCAATAGGGCTAAAACATCCTTATGGTATTTCTGCAAATAACAAATAGAGGCAAAGAATAAAGAGGTCAAGACCAGAAAGAAAAAGTTCAAAAGTGTCACGGTTTTCTCTCGAAAATAAGCCTCACAAGTATGGAGTTTAAGTCtctacataaaaattataatggaTCCTCGGAGTTTTCAAGTCCGACATGCAAATTTCAACCATGGTATGGTTATCGCATAATCTTACAGATGTGCAAGAAATGAATCCTTGCCTAAAATCCATGTATGAGAGCGTTAACGATTGAAACCATCAATGGTGAGGAAGAGTAAGTCATGAAGTGATAATGGGAGAGCGGTAACCAATTTGAAACCGTACATGGTGAGGAAGAATAAGTCATGAAGTGATATAATGGAAGCGAGTTTGAAAAACGGTTTATCAATCGTGAGGCATAACAAAAGTTAGAAATATTGGAGAATCATTGAGGGTTTTACAGCAACTTTAATGAAAAATGATTTCATCCCTCCGGTGGGAAAACAAGCACCCGAAATATCGGAGATTTGCCAACGAACAAATATAAAATCAGATTCAAGAGACAGCGAAGAACTCCGCAAATACGCAAGTTTGGAATTTACAGGATATGATCATTAGCCGAAAAAGGAAATCCCTTCATTAAGCATATTTCGTAATGAAGAATGcaaaagaacagaaaaataaaatacctgAATGACAAAGTTGCGCCTTTCGCAGTCCAAGAACATATTGACAGTCCAATTCGTCTTTGCCGCAATCTTATCCCTTACGGTTGAAAAACTAATTTGGTCTCGGGAAGTAAAACGGTCAACTTCGTTGAACCAAAGACAAGTAAAGAGGTTGCTAATCGGAATATGCTCCCTTATAATCACACATCCTTCAGGAACATCTGCAGAGCCAACAATTAAAGCAAAACTTCATTACAGCTAAAACAAGCACAATTAAACACAGTAAGACACGAGCAACTATCTTGTAACACACCGCTCGTAATAGGATGTTTAGCCTCGGAATATGGTGTCAAGCCCtctcttttataaaattcaacttgatGATCAATCGAGGCATTATCATATTTGCCTGCAGCTTTATTTGCCTCAGCTTCAACAAACACATCAAAGCGTTTATAATGCCGAGAAATTGCAAGGGTAGCATTTTTCCTCCACAAGAACCTGAAGGAAGAGATTTAAGAGTCAGAATAAAAAATCATTGGCCTGGAAACCAGCTCCTAATTTGGCAGAAAATTATCAAACCAGGGCCAAAGAATTTGTGAGAGTAATCacaaagtgattttttttttctttttaattctgtGTGAAAGAATTCCGAAGTACCTCTCAAGTATTTGATACGGATCAGCAACAAGCTCAAGTTTCCCATCAATCCATAAAGAATAACGAGCATTCGGAAATAGCCTATGTAGTAGAAGCTTCGGGATCTATTACGGGCATAACACATGTCAAAAGGCATAAAACTTCTTTACATATACATTTTAACATATAGGCATAGAACTGGTCGGTTCCTATTTTTGTATAATGAATAAAGTAATGCAGACCATATTCATCATCATTTATCAAGCTGGGGATTCTCTAACTCCAATCTAAAATCAAAGAACATTTGTGTGCGTTTTGAACATTTACCTTTCCATTCCGCCTTCCGTCAGTGTAAGGAAGATCACGTACAAGAACAATTCTCCATACTCCAATCTTATTATTCTCATACTTCCCTTTCAAATCAGCTTCCGTTTCTTCATCAACGAACATATAGAAGCAGACAGTTTGCTTGGAATATTCACTAATATTCCTCGGCTGTTGTATGACATCAAAAGCTCCTGCAATAGAATTTgattattcaataaatttcatcatcttaTAACATAATGaatcgaaataaaataaaatatagtagaAGTATGCTACCGAATATTGCTGATGCAACAACGACTCCATTACATTGCTCCATCTCGAGAAGATCACTGTCATAGATGTCGAATCCTGTCCCACGGCCAGGTTTGCATCCTTTGACAAATCTGGAAAAACGCATAACATACATGAACCGAATTACTAAATTTCTCTTTCAAATTGTGTtcactttcaaaaatttaaccccaaaatgaaaaagagatttgaaccATACCCACAATGCATATTCATTGACTCTCTTATGTCATATGAATCATTACGCTGCTTCAAAGTAGGATACCCACCAAAGTCGGAACCTCCAAATTCCGtttctctatttaaattttcctcaaaaatatatgttaaatttttaataacagGAGAAAACGATGGGACTTTTGGCATCAAGGCAACAGCTTCCTCCACGGGAAGATAACATACAGGACAAGCTGTGTCATAAACAAGcaacaaaaacttaaaaagaacaTATTTCGGTGTGGGAAAACCGAACCGGCAATGTCAAATACCAAATGCAAAGCTAAATTGagaacaaaattacaaaacttaCGACGTGGTCCAGTTCTTTTTTTGTCTGCTGGTGGAGGGGGTAAAGTAAAAGTGTTGCATGGATGCCCCGGAGGAAGAGTGTAGCCGAGAAAATAAGATGGAGGAGGAGGGTGCATTACTCCAACTTTGGTTTCTTTCACACTAACTGCTAAAGATGTCCAATTGTCGATCCGGATACTTTGCACTACATTTATCAAGGGATTATTTAGGGCCAAATTATCATTTACCTTAGAGCCATTGTCATTCTCCTGATCTTCACCTGTAAAAAAAGCCAAAATACATTCAAATTCTCGAACCGTAACCTCAAAACAACTAAAGCCAATTGAGATAATGCAAACTAAATTGTTCTTAGCTTGAACTTGAATCTAACTTTCATCAAAAACTATttagaaaaaagggaaaaaatgaatcaaataaaaatttaaaataaaattcatgtttGACAATGAACATAAGAAATCCACTTCAATTGAGTCATTATCATTAGCAGACTAAATTATCCTGAGCTTGAACTTTAATAGAACCTtctatatatgcatatacatatataacaaggaatcaaacaaaaattgaaagtaCTCTCCAAGTTTGCCAATGAACAAAAGCAATTCGACTGTGTTGAATCATTAACATTAGCAAACTAGATTGTCCTGAGCTAGAACTTGAATGTGGCAttccaaaaatttatataatatatgtgtgtgtgtgtgtgtgtgtattcTCAACTCAATTTGGATCAATGAGCAATGTATCACCAATGTTACTAAAGTGTGCAGTTTTTGCCtacttctttcataaaaaaaaaaattgcccAAGAATCACTACTTCACTATAAACAATCCAAAAAAGGAAGTGAAATAAAGGGAGAAAAGAAGCAGCAGCAAACTTTACCAAAATATACGACCCAAATAAAAACGGCAGCTGAGATGACACAAAGAAGCAACATCCCAACCTTCTTCCGACCAGCAAACTTACAGATCCAATGAATcaatgtttctttttctttcaacatTTTAGAATAAGCCTTAGTTCTTGTAGCTGAAGCCGCTTGAATGGGCAAAACACCATTCAGCCCTTGTTTATCCAGTGATCCATAGCTCCCTGAACGAATCCCCAATGACCCTCCACTCATTATCTTCTTTATCAAAAACCCAATTTCACCCCTTtcattaaaacttcaaaaaaaaaaaagaatataaaatgaaaaaaagagaggctATAACTACATTAGTTTAAAAAACAATAACTCAAACAGCAAAAcacccactttccccccaaaatcATTGGGGAGCCACCCAAATCGAACTCAGATGCAGctcaattatgaaaaaaaaaataagttgaagaatttaagggaaaaacaaaTCTGGGTTTTTCAGTTTTTGGCTTT
The window above is part of the Gossypium raimondii isolate GPD5lz chromosome 9, ASM2569854v1, whole genome shotgun sequence genome. Proteins encoded here:
- the LOC105798974 gene encoding probable hexosyltransferase MUCI70 is translated as MSGGSLGIRSGSYGSLDKQGLNGVLPIQAASATRTKAYSKMLKEKETLIHWICKFAGRKKVGMLLLCVISAAVFIWVVYFGEDQENDNGSKVNDNLALNNPLINVVQSIRIDNWTSLAVSVKETKVGVMHPPPPSYFLGYTLPPGHPCNTFTLPPPPADKKRTGPRPCPVCYLPVEEAVALMPKVPSFSPVIKNLTYIFEENLNRETEFGGSDFGGYPTLKQRNDSYDIRESMNMHCGFVKGCKPGRGTGFDIYDSDLLEMEQCNGVVVASAIFGAFDVIQQPRNISEYSKQTVCFYMFVDEETEADLKGKYENNKIGVWRIVLVRDLPYTDGRRNGKIPKLLLHRLFPNARYSLWIDGKLELVADPYQILERFLWRKNATLAISRHYKRFDVFVEAEANKAAGKYDNASIDHQVEFYKREGLTPYSEAKHPITSDVPEGCVIIREHIPISNLFTCLWFNEVDRFTSRDQISFSTVRDKIAAKTNWTVNMFLDCERRNFVIQKYHKDVLALLAQRAPPVIYPSQRKVPPRRRRDRKSGARHHRKVSKEIV